The proteins below are encoded in one region of Mya arenaria isolate MELC-2E11 chromosome 15, ASM2691426v1:
- the LOC128219554 gene encoding uncharacterized protein LOC128219554 — MKELLTCFILAVLVNQAHSACSATLGDVTAELASLANISTADPTAAYDGLNQTCSSLNKKRNSSDCTWEELDALIDIRIHLLTARPELQVFAPAFRNLRTLCVDNCYRPWLGAMTIKPHINNANFYLTVRAGTGYQSCSTVEIRETIPCVQGMTPPCYKTTAVKNCTFADGLYREVANISYICHLPDTFFDMATEVISGWVKCKANVTDKPFGDAVDYDRFTLTSLLALKMDSCNKIRTDGLSCKFLQSSSPEFKLCMSNAQRDYTAISDSDKDMADLRCRRNSCADEFITECNVNESKENVSRIYMLAANIRNGHVFDLYCDACANIMASAYVIMASLLIFWTL; from the exons ATGAAGGAACTACTGACGTGTTTTATTCTTG CTGTGCTGGTCAATCAAGCTCACAGCGCATGCTCCGCAACGTTAGGTGATGTCACTGCGGAACTAGCATCACTGGCCAACATCAGCACAGCAGACCCAACTGCGGCATACGATGGGTTAAACCAAACGTGCTCCAG CTTGAACAAAAAGCGTAACTCCTCGGACTGCACATGGGAAGAGTTGGACGCCCTCATCGACATAAGGATTCACCTCCTGACAGCCCGCCCGGAGTTGCAGGTCTTTGCACCGGCCTTCCGGAATTTACGTACTCTCTGTG TTGACAACTGCTACCGCCCTTGGCTAGGGGCTATGACCATCAAGCCCCATATAAACAACGCAAACTTCTACCTGACCGTACGCGCGGGAACAGGGTATCAGTCATGCAGTACCGTAGAAATAAGGGAGACAATTCCGTGTGTTCAG GGAATGACACCGCCCTGCTACAAGACGACCGCCGTTAAAAACTGCACGTTCGCCGACGGGCTGTACCGGGAGGTTGCAAACATCTCGTACATATGTCATCTCCCCGACACGTT TTTCGATATGGCCACGGAGGTGATATCAGGCTGGGTCAAGTGTAAGGCAAACGTAACTGATAAGCCTTTCGGAGATGCTGTGGACTATGACCGTTTCACATTGACTAGCCTGCTCGCCTTAAAGATGGACAGTTGTAACAAAATACGCACAG ATGGGTTGTCTTGCAAGTTCCTCCAGTCCAGCAGTCCGGAGTTCAAGCTGTGTATGAGTAACGCCCAGCGTGACTACACCGCCATCAGCGACAGTGACAAGGACATGGCGGATCTGAGATGCAG ACGAAATAGCTGTGCCGACGAGTTTATCACCGAATGCAACGTGAACGAAAGTAAGGAGAACGTATCCAGGATCTATATGTTGGCTGCAAACATACGTAATGGTCACGTGTTCGACTTGTACTGCGACGCATGTGCGAACATCATGGCGTCCGCTTACGTCATCATGGCTTCCCTTCTGATATTCTGGACATTATAG